DNA from Larimichthys crocea isolate SSNF chromosome XIII, L_crocea_2.0, whole genome shotgun sequence:
cagatcccaccttgcaatcagctcatttccctcacctggttttccccaCCCCTCTCCTCACGTACTGGTTCATTTCCACTTCAtccctgccagattgtcttgtgTTATATCGTTTGCCAAGCTCTCCGGCGATTCCAGTTTAGTCTTCTCGTTCTGACCCTGTTTTGCCTGTTTTGTACTTTGGATTCCCGCCTGCCCTTTGTcggatttgtttgcctttctgctctcctggttttgaccctgttCGTACTTTGGACTGACTAAACTGCTTATCCCTTAAACTTGTCTGCCTCTGAGTCGTGCTTCTGGTTTCTCCTTGCCAGTACCAGCACCCTGACACATGTACCTGTCTGAagaatccaaataaaaacatttgtacatagtagtgtaacatgttaatgctaacatgctaatgttaatttctagcgcgtcagcgcatcagtgctaacatgctaatgttaacatgctaatgttaacagctagcgcatcagcgctaacatgttaatattaacatgctaatgctaacatgctaatgttaattggtagcCCGTgagcacatcagcgctaacatgatAATTctaacctgttaatgttaattaacattagccactaagaagcgtatcagcgttaacatgctaatgttaacatgctaacgaTAACATgtgaatgctaacatggtaacgttaacatgctaatgttaaaatgctaatgttaatagctaatattatgttaatattaacatgttaacatgctaatgttaacatgttgatgttaatagctagcgcatcaacgttaacatgctaatattaacatgctaattggtaacatgctaatgttaattgataGCGCGTCAGCgtatcagcgttaacatgctaatgttaacatgttaatggtaacatgctaatgttaatagctagcgcatcagcgttaacatgttaatattaacatgctaatgctaacatgctaatgttaattgctagcgcgtgagcgcatcagtgctaacatgataatgctaacctgctaatgttaattaacattagccactaagaattaaatacatgctaatgataaaatgctaatgttaacatgctaatcctaaaatgctaatgctaacatgttaatgctaattgctagcatgtaagcgctagctgctcttgtgtctaaataaaaatgttaacaatgactatttgaggtgtgcgggaattttctagtcctgaattttctgagcagtgtcagtaataatgtatgggggcgacggggccagagtcaggcacactcaaaatttctttagagattttctagtttttaacaacaacaattagCAAATAACGgcggcttttattttgaaatgtgtgacCGGATACGCGGCTGCTGTAACTGCGCGCGTGGCTTGACTGCGCTGAGagctggagggaaaaaaaggaaaaaaaacacccgaagaaaaaaaaacgttgatCTGAGGTTCGAGGCCGGATTTGGACAAAGTTTCCCAACTGTCCCGACCCGAGGAAGCTCCGGGGGGGTCGACTGGGAATCGATCTGACCGGTAATGAACACAGGAGTTATTATTCGGTTGTTAATTGtctgttattttcagtgtgtcTGAGAAGCAGCGTCGTCCCAACCGCCGGAAGTCTGCATGAAGCTGCGTCTCTACAGAGCCGAGCGGCGTCgacgcttctttttttttttttttttttttttttttttttttttttttttttttttttttttcgagacttttttttttttcctctctctctctctctctctctctgtttttttttttattttctctcagcGAGATGAGCAGAGAGTGAGGACCGGAGGCGTAAAGCAGGGCAGCGGACGGTGTTTGTGTTTACTAAGCGGACATGCTGGTGGAGCTTGTGAACACTCAGGCCTCCGTGTAGCTCGGAGCGAGCCAGCGAACAAAAGGAGAAAATTAATGGAGGCAAGTCGGCTCGCTCCCCGTCGTCTCGCTGCGGCCACCAGCTAACGCTAGCCATGTTTGTTTACACCGTAGACGTCTCATTCGGCGCCGGCAGCTGCCTCGGTGCCGCTCACACTCTCCGGCTCTCTGCTTTACGAAACGGTTCCTGAGGTTTTTGTGACAAAATTCCGCCTTTACCATCTCCAGTCAGTGCTAACGCCAGCCCGCGGCTAGCAGTGCCACAGTGCTGGTGCCCCTCGTCAAAAATGGCTCTCAGAGCTCTGTAACGGTGACTTTGTTCTGCACTAATAACGGCCCCAGACTTTATATATATTAGACGATATTAATGCATTTGTCTCATAAGCTCTGCcccattatatatttatgtgtttatactACTTAACTACAGAGGAGGctcatgaaaaacaacatgcttTGAGTTGTGCATGGAACACATCGACACTGcagctggttttatttttcatggttCCTCCTCTGAAGAGCCTTCAGCTTTACTAACGTGTAATTACATGCATGCTTTGCTTGGTATGTGAGCAATATGGCAAATGCATGGCACtcgtaatgttaacatgcataCAGGAAACCTCAAAGCTGTAACACATACTCTAACAGCAGTATGTGGTGaataaagtgcaaaaaaatGCATGTGGAAAATAGAGCAATGAAACTTCCTTCTTTGTGCTGCAGAAAACATGTTGCCTATGTGTCAGTGGGAGATGATCAGGAAACAGAAGATGAGAGGTGTGACAATGACGAAATATACAATTAAACTagtaaatgttgtgtttataaaaaaacaaaaatcatgcACGTTTAGAAAAGGTtttcaacacacactgtgacagcaTCTAGTTCGGGAGGACACGCCTCTGTGTCGCTCTTCCGGGCAATAAATAGATTTGACACAGCTTGTTCTGTTAACTAGACTAACTAACGTGTCGTTGATAAAGCAACCTCTCCAAGATTGTATCATCTGTTTAACAGCAACGCATACTGTGTGAGGAAATAGTGAGGAAGTGCATGGGCTGTGTTACAAAATATTATCTAGAGCATCAAcgactgattattattattattattattattattattattagtgttttCTCAAGTCTTGCCTCTTCTGTCCTCCTGTAAGTTTTTGTTATGTCCATCCCTTCTGGGATTGAACATCTTTACCTGATTcctttcacctcctcttctccatgAACTCTAATACTAAGAGTGTAAACTTTAAAGCATTTCCCTTCATCCACTCAGTTTTGTAATAACCTTTCCCACCCTTAAACCAGTTGGTGGCTGATTTGGTAGATCCGTTAACCAGCCACGACTAAATTTTAGCTTTGAGAAGTTCAGCGCgtcagctgatggaggagaggatacagtggaaaggaaacaaaaagatgatTGAGACGCAGCCACGCATGAAagtaaaaaacagaagagcacagtgaggaggaggaggaggaagaggaggaggagggcaggtGTTTTCTAAGTGTGTTGctttttaattacagaaataATGGACGATTCCCATTTCAACTCATCATACTTTTGGTCTCCCGTCCCCACTGTACAAGGACAGGTAGAGACAACCTTATTGTTGGAATTGTCTTGAAATACACATGATATAGTGGTATGTGCTATGTCATAAGATACCCGGAAGCGATTATCACTTTAACTGTTTATGGAAATACTCTGAGCATTACATAACACCAGACAATGATTTGACCCTGAACATGTTGTTAATGACACCACCGACGATTGCTCGCTCAGTCGGTGAAGTTGGCTTAACCTCACATTGAAGTTGTTTGAATATGAGTTCTTGACATGGCGAGGGTTGACTTGATCACATGATCACTCCTGTCCCTCCCCTGTCTTATCGCTTCAACCtctctttgttcctttttttgtttactttttttgcaTCTCACCTTGCCTccgttctctgttctctctctgtcttctccctACATCGATCTGACCCATGATCAACTCCTGCCCTCCTCCAATCTGCCTCGCCGTCCTTCCTCATGCACCTGTCTCACCGCCTCCctttttaatcatcattttcCTCACCTTCATTCACACCccacctgtcctgtcctgttccTCTTCTCTTACGGCCTCCTTCCTTCATCTTCCTTCCCTGTTCTCACTTGCTCTGATCCTACAACGCTTCATCACCCCATCCATATCCTGCTGTCCTTGTGAAATCTCCCAATCTCCCGTCCCATGctccttttctcttcattacttcacctcctttctttcctcttacCACCAACCTGCCCCTCTACTCACCCCTATCTAGATCGAGAACGCCATGTTCCTGAACAAGGCAAAGGAGCAGCTAGGTCCAGAGAAGGCTAATGCGGGCTCCTTCCCTCACTCCTCTGCgtcttccacctcctcccctcactACCCAACGGCTGTGCTCGCGATCCCCGGCTCTGTGGACACAGGGGCCGGGGTGCGGGTCGTCCCGAAACAGGAAGGGGGTGGGGGTAATGCAGGAGGAGGTGGCAACAGTGGCGGCGGGCCTTTAAGCGTGGTCGGGGGACACCTGCACCAGTCGCACACCTCGCAGAACATCACCGTTGTGCCTGTTCCCTCTACGGGTATCATGAGTGAGTGAGCTGTTACGTCCTCTTTACTCCCTGAATCATGACATGCCCCACTCCATTCGACCTTCCTGTGTTGTGTTATTATAATTGTTTGTTGGTGTAACTTGAAAATTGGTGCATGAGAGTCAGAAAAGCTACAAATGTTGATCTGAACAAGTTTCTTTGTATCCGTGaaagtgttttcatatttaatgtcaGTATTAGCTGGTAATAAACAAGATATTGATAAAAATATGTGGTTTTAATTAATTGTTTCGGACAGtgcacttaaaaaaatgtttgttttgaccAAATGGATAGCCCGATCACAGTTTGTCGTTTCCTCTCAGCGGGGTTAGTGATCACCACCCCTCAAGGCACGCTGGTCCCCACTGCCTCCACGCAGTCATTTGTAACTGGACCCCACACTGCCACCACCATGATAGTGTCTGCACTGCACCCCTCAAatgcaggtaacacacacacacacacgtgtgtatgtgcatgttctTTTGTAAGATAAGGCAGCACATCCCTGCGTAACAACTCATGTAGCTGATGTGTGGGACTGATTACAACGTTTGACTTTTCTCTTGTTTCCAGACAAGAAAGAGGACATTGGTATCCCTCCTGCAGTTGTCATGCCGACACCGTCAAAGCGAGGCAGGAAAAGCAAACAGGTGATGGGCAGAGTGGCAGGAGTGGGTGGGGTCCTCCCTCCAGGAAGTGATGCATTAATATTGGCGCACCTCGCCGCTGGTGGACAGGTGAGCGTCTCCTCTattccctttttcttttgttagaCCTTTGGTGTAGCTGTTAGTGCTTTGACAGGATGGATTGTCTTCATAACTATATTGTTATTGTGTTACAGCACCATAATTCTGACCCATATGACCTGTCGAATGATGAGGATGATCATACCAACAAGGATGGCCCCAAATCCTACAGGTAGCAGAGAGACATTTAGATCAGAAAGCAGATTTATTAAACACCTGCCAGTACAGAATACGTGTAACTGTACATTAATTCTCCTTGACTGCTTAGTTTGCCatgaagcttttctttctctctctctctttcactcctcATTTGCCAAGGTGTCGGATGTGTGCAGTGACGTTCTTTAGCAAGTCAGACATGCAGATCCACGCCAAGTCCCACACTGAGGCCAAGCCCCATAAGTGCCCTCACTGTTCCAAGTCGTTTGCCAACTCCAGCTACCTGTCCCAGCACATCCGCATCCACAGCGGGGCCAAGCCCTACACCTGCACGTACTGCCAGAAAACATTCAGGCAGCTCAGTCACCTACAGCAGCACACACGGTACTGGGCTGCAGTGGTTTGTgaggtcctctgtgtgtgtgtgtgtgtgtctgtgtgcttgcATGTTCATGTGGTTTTTGTTGTCAATGCTTGTGTGTCGGACTGTGTGCAGTGACTgatgaagggaggaaggggTGAGGAGTTAGGGATGTGTCGGGGGCTTTTGAAAGAGTGTTGACAGTGTAAAGCTCTTTTTGCATAGTCTAAGTGTCACCTCTGCGTGTACCAGACTTAAATTAAATCACGGTTCTTgtaatttttatatatttaccaGTTAAGCTCCTTTCTAGAATCTGGCTTCATCATTAAATTTAACAGTTGCTTTGATCACTTACAAGCTAAAATCCTCTCAGAACACACGAGAACCTGGTGGATGAGGTCGGTGTTAGAGGTCACCTTACAGTACCAGTTACCACCGAATATACCTTCATTCATCAGGTGGAGGTTGATAACATTTTCATCCTGTTGGAGAGACATTCACAAGCTTGGTTTAGTACTGCATGCATGTTGCCTGATCTTAGATattccattttctttcatttcacctCTGCTTCCACACTCCCTCTAACATCTCCTCTTTGGTTTGAAGCATCTTCTGGAGGCATTTCACTGTCATTGGAGCCACTTGTAAcgttaaaacattttcactggaACGTCATGtcgagcagaaaaaaaagtgaaagtaaaaagtgacaaagtaGATTATCAGAAGTTCACTGCAAAGTCAGTCTTGTGTTATTTGAATCACACAAGTGCGAACGCACTCTGCATACTAACTGTGTACGATCATTCACCCCCTAATACAATTCAcactctttatttcttttccattcTTTGACTGCACTGAGTCAGCCTGCATGTTTCACACACCCTCATGATCATAACAGATAAAATCACTAATCCGACATAGAgaaagtttaaactttaactATTCGTGTAAGTGATGAAAGCAGCTGTCTCCCGTTCACACCGTCATGACTTTTACGTTTGACCCCGTCATTCACcgtcttcatgtttttcatttcccGTATTGCCATGTACTGGCTTTTCTTTGGGACCATTAAGTTTAAACAGGAAGATGCACTCCACCGCCACTTATCTTGAATTTACATTTCAATTTGACTGCAGCACAGTCAGACattcataaacacactcacactcagagCAGGGCACACCAAATGGAGAGactgcaagagagaaagagagagagaaagagaaaagcgtGACTGTGCttgctgtatgtttttgttctgtgttttcacaACTCAGACACAGCACAAAGAGCACACTGTCAAACTTAATGATCTGTGATCGACTGATCGCAGATCCTGTTAACCTGAACGCATGATTTAGTCTTCGGTTCATCGTGAAGTTTGGTCATGCTGTAGTTTAAAAATCTCTcgctgtttctctctctgtttctctctctccacctcctcacccctccAATCCCGGTTTCCCGTGTTAGAAACCACACTGAGGCCAAGCCCCACAAGTGTCCCCACTGCTCCAAGTCGTTTGCCAACTCCAGCTACCTGTCCCAGCACATCCGCATCCACACCGGGGCCAAGCCCTACTCCTGCTCCTACTGCCAGAAAACATTCAGGCAGCTCAGTCACCTACAGCAGCACACACGGTACTGGGCCGGGccgggctgggctgggctgggctgggctgggctgggctgggctgggctgtgTGGGTTTGAATGGCCGGATGTGTTTTTATGCGTGCATGTCTGGGAGCAGGTGTGAGGAGAGATATAGCATTGTGATTGTTTGCatctttttgagtttttgtgcCTCTTTAAAACTTGTTGTCAGAGAGGTTTGTCACaatatcatgtttttaataattcagtttaGTTTAGACTTCAGCTCTATAACATTTTATCTGTAAGCTAAGACCTGGTTTATAATGATACTTTGGATTGTTTATTGGTGCCACATTCTCCATTTAAAAGCTGCAAACTAAAAAGAGTTACTCAGCTCTTGatgtcattaaaatatatatttgtgagtGATGctaaattatatatatctaaGGAGGATCTGGTAACAGTGCTGTATTTAAAATATGCTGCTTTTaatcagagaaaacacacttaATAATCAccacaatcattttcattttctgtatgAAATATAATTCATAATTCAGTGAAATAATCTAATTAAATAATGCTGTGCCTGATTTTCAGGATTCATACTGGTGACCGACCGTACAAGTGTAGCCACCCTGGCTGTGAAAAATCTTTCACTCAGTTGTCCAACCTACAGGTGAGTGTATTCACAGCTTGTTAAAGGTTCATcgtctcattttgttttgtattgtcgGATCTTTCAGACATATGTTTGTATTGTGATTGTGCTACAGGCTGTTTGTCCTAACCCTCCTCTGTAtcgctcctcctctccccacaGTCTCACCGTCGGCAGCACAACAAAGACAAGCCGTACAAGTGCCACAACTGTAACCGTGGTTACACAGATGCTGCCAGCCTGGAGGTGCACCTGTCCACACACACCGTCAAGCACGCCAAGCTGTTCTCCTGTGGCCTGTGTAACCGATCCTATACCTCGGTAAGCAACATCAGACATAGTATTCACATAATGTACTGACTacgttattgttattattacacagAGATTTCATGTTGTcacactggaaaacaaacacgcGACTACCTTGAATTAGGCAGATCCcttctttcagtgttttttctttcctcccgtCATGTCCTCTACTTCTCTCTTCCCCCGACTCCAGGAGACATATCTAATGAAACACATGAGGAAGCACAACCCCGACCCGCTAACAGTGGCAGCAACGGTAGCTGCTCAGCAGGCCCAGGGCCTTACGCCAGGTCGAGGCCGAGGCCGTGGCCGAGGGAGAGGCCGGGCAAGCCAGCACCATAACCAGAACAACCCTAACAACAACCAGAACCCTAACCCTGGACCCCCAGGCAGCTACCAGTCACACCAGCAGCCCACAGAAGCTGTGGTTCAATGCCCGTTTGACCTGCACCAGTACAAGACAGTGTCAGCCAGCGAGATCCAGTACAAACCAGTCACTGTGGCAGACCTGCCAGTGACCCACAAAGACctctgcctcactgtctccACGTCAGCCATACAGGTGGAGCATATGAACTCTTAGGCTGCGTCTTCCCTCTCTGTTTGAGGAATTACTAATTGTGTCTGCAGTGTAAAAAGGTCCATATGAACAAGTCATTTAACTGTACTCAGTGTTATCGTCTTCTCAAGTGAGAAAAAATGGGTAATATTACCACCGTGTCAGCCAAATGCAAATCATCTGGTTAATTAGGAGTTAACTGAAATTGAAAATGTAACAAGACACGAGTGGAATCAATTAGATTCACTTTCCTTCAGCTTTGAATAGCATTATTTTAAAAGGGAGCGGCCGGATAAAAGATACAAGTTAGATTGAATCCACCCGATGCCAgttttttccctctgtttaAAGAAGCTTTAATGCCgagtacaaaaacaaattacTTGTTAGAACAcagatattttacagtgtgCTTCTGGATTCCTGAGCTCACTTATGCCAAGTATCTCTCAGTAGAAATGCTGGTCTATGACACTGATATAAGTCAGTTGTTTTTCAGCCTGGGACCACGTTCTTCCAGCCAAAACCTATTCTCAGATCAGTTTGGgcttttatatcattgtaattataatttaaatataaacctGAATCTCTCAAAAGCATCTTTAGTCCAGTTTGACCATTAAACATCTATGAGTGGACGCTTTGTGAAACACACTGATCCTAAACCAGCAGTTTTCTGAGAGTCTTGATTAAAGAGGCTCACCGgtgtcctctctcttttttgtatTGCATTGTTTGCAGTCGACATCAAGGAGGAAGAAGGTGTAAAAtatctgtgaaataataaatggcACGATTCTCTGGACATGTGTGGTCCAGAGAATCGTgccatttttaaacacattcagatCACATTAATCTGAACATTCTCCATTATTTAGTTCAAGCcaaaacaagagaggaaaacaaggcGAGGAATCAAGGAGGACAGACTGTATCGGTTCATGATAGCAACTGAGACAGCAGGGCAGTGCTACTGATCTCAAAAATCAGGATGGActagattaaaaataaaaaaaagtttgaatggGTTTTGAATGAAACTGCCGAAGGTGCCGCGGACAGCAGCGGTCGGATCCGAAAGACTGAATTGGAGCCTGAGAAAGAAccgcaaaagaaagaaagggatgCGGTGTATTACAGGATTAAGCTAAAGCACGGGGCTGAATCTCAAAGTGTGCATTTCACAAAACTGCAGCCACCTCCCCTCGGACAGCGGGGAGCCGTGGAACCATTTCTCTGTCGGAGCCCAAAGTGTCGAACAAAAGACGGGCCGGCTCAAGAATGCACTAAATGTGAGGAATCTGCAgcggagcgagagagagagaggaaaaaaaggggtcGTGGGGTGGGAGGGGTCATAAAGAAAGCACTTGATGGAGCTTGTACTTCATGCCTATGTTTGTCAtcattgtacttttttttaatatatcatatgtatgtatttttctaccAACAGAAGAACgtgtgaacaaacagaaaaagcgAGTGCAGTGCATGAATGTGAagggaacagagagaaaagtccTAACGGAGggttttcccttcttcttttttttcttagtaTTCAAAGAAAGACAGTTTACTTTCCTCCAGGGGGTAAAGACAGCCCAACTTGTCATTGTCAGGGCAGCTGTTGGGGAAATAATGATTGTGTGATAAAAATGGCTGACAGGTACTGTTatcaatctttttttaaagaacttttcATACATATTATTACTACTTTCATTATAACTGTATTGCAAATGTTATCCACATTATTATCAATCTGAGGCATTATTGTATTGCAGTATGCTGTACATAAATAGatagaaaatactttttcatCAGTAAAAGGGAAGTATGACCTGTATAAAGCATATATGGAAACTAAAGGAACTCAAATTAACAAGTACCAAATCATTGGCTGTATCCCAGGTCACCTTTTTGGTGCCGACGCACTGTAACCTCCTAAAAATAATGATAGAAGTTTAAACTGTGTTCAAATATTTCTCTTTCGGTAAAACATTTCTTCCATCTtcaaccgcacacacacatccatggCGTTCCCATCAAACTAGGAGTACTTCCACGCCAGCACAGGTGTTTTATACGTGAAGCATGGGCCGTGGTCGGGCGAGTCTTCTACCGCAGGGATCATTCCCTAtatatgaaaaatgtaacaGAGCGTCTCCTCACTCAGATTCATGACTACATTCATTATGACATAACCATGATGTAACCTGATAACTTGGTTAATCGTGGTTCATTTGTAGGAATCATTAACAGGGACTCTTGTTGTGTCACTGTGCAAAGTTGACTCCCTGCAACCTGTAAACTAATTCTTAAACATTGGTCACTCCTGTGAATTCCTCCATGAACACCTCCACGACTTGTCCGAGAACACATCTGAAcgtttaaataacattaaacgATGCTGTGACATCGGTGACCTGGGACACCGCTGCCATGTTTTTGTGCACAAAACTGTCTCTACCCAATCAAATGCGTTCAAGCAGCCGGTACAACTGGGCTGATTGTCTCCATGTATACTCCTCCTTGTATTTCATTGTGTCTTTTTATGAAAAATAACACATTCTCAATATTGTTAATGTTTGATGCTCCTGGTAATAATACAGTTATTAACTGCCCTCTTATGCTACACTcttgcatactgtatgcacagtTACACCTCTTGCTCATCTGAACAGACTGTTTCTTCCCTTAAGGAGAATAAAGTTCGAAAACAGTTtctgaggaaaaaagaaaatgaattgtctgatttatttcatgtatgaTAAGAATGTATGCTTGTCTAATATTTTTGTCTGATAAAATCTGAGGCCTTGTTGTGTCTGATTTTTAAACTCCCAGTTTAGGTGTAACACTCTTACTGAGCGTTAAAGCTCCCAAACTGACAAAAAGATTTTCTTtaataatttgatttatattaTGAGGATTTTGTTTGGTTGCTCTGTGgaacataaaaagaaatcacCCTCCTGCTTCCTGATTTGGAAATTTCAACAGTGACTCAAATGGACTTTGTTCAGGGGTAGTAAACAACTGCAAGAAGTTAACGATCTGTAAAAGAGAGAAGATCAATTAAGACAGTTTGATATTATAATGTAACCAATGTGTTTATGGGCTAGTTATCAGCACAGTATTAACCATCAAcgcaacttaaaaaaataagtcTCTGGATGTTTGAATGTGCAAAAACGTGGCTGATGTAAAGCCAGTTCATTCAAACAGAGATGTTTAGtcattaattattcaaactagttttat
Protein-coding regions in this window:
- the znf384a gene encoding zinc finger protein 384a isoform X4 yields the protein MLPMCQWEMIRKQKMREIMDDSHFNSSYFWSPVPTVQGQIENAMFLNKAKEQLGPEKANAGSFPHSSASSTSSPHYPTAVLAIPGSVDTGAGVRVVPKQEGGGGNAGGGGNSGGGPLSVVGGHLHQSHTSQNITVVPVPSTGIMTGLVITTPQGTLVPTASTQSFVTGPHTATTMIVSALHPSNADKKEDIGIPPAVVMPTPSKRGRKSKQVMGRVAGVGGVLPPGSDALILAHLAAGGQHHNSDPYDLSNDEDDHTNKDGPKSYRCRMCAVTFFSKSDMQIHAKSHTEAKPHKCPHCSKSFANSSYLSQHIRIHSGAKPYTCTYCQKTFRQLSHLQQHTRIHTGDRPYKCSHPGCEKSFTQLSNLQSHRRQHNKDKPYKCHNCNRGYTDAASLEVHLSTHTVKHAKLFSCGLCNRSYTSETYLMKHMRKHNPDPLTVAATVAAQQAQGLTPGRGRGRGRGRGRASQHHNQNNPNNNQNPNPGPPGSYQSHQQPTEAVVQCPFDLHQYKTVSASEIQYKPVTVADLPVTHKDLCLTVSTSAIQVEHMNS
- the znf384a gene encoding zinc finger protein 384a isoform X1, which codes for MLPMCQWEMIRKQKMREIMDDSHFNSSYFWSPVPTVQGQIENAMFLNKAKEQLGPEKANAGSFPHSSASSTSSPHYPTAVLAIPGSVDTGAGVRVVPKQEGGGGNAGGGGNSGGGPLSVVGGHLHQSHTSQNITVVPVPSTGIMTGLVITTPQGTLVPTASTQSFVTGPHTATTMIVSALHPSNADKKEDIGIPPAVVMPTPSKRGRKSKQVMGRVAGVGGVLPPGSDALILAHLAAGGQHHNSDPYDLSNDEDDHTNKDGPKSYRCRMCAVTFFSKSDMQIHAKSHTEAKPHKCPHCSKSFANSSYLSQHIRIHSGAKPYTCTYCQKTFRQLSHLQQHTRNHTEAKPHKCPHCSKSFANSSYLSQHIRIHTGAKPYSCSYCQKTFRQLSHLQQHTRIHTGDRPYKCSHPGCEKSFTQLSNLQSHRRQHNKDKPYKCHNCNRGYTDAASLEVHLSTHTVKHAKLFSCGLCNRSYTSETYLMKHMRKHNPDPLTVAATVAAQQAQGLTPGRGRGRGRGRGRASQHHNQNNPNNNQNPNPGPPGSYQSHQQPTEAVVQCPFDLHQYKTVSASEIQYKPVTVADLPVTHKDLCLTVSTSAIQVEHMNS
- the znf384a gene encoding zinc finger protein 384a isoform X2; translated protein: MDDSHFNSSYFWSPVPTVQGQIENAMFLNKAKEQLGPEKANAGSFPHSSASSTSSPHYPTAVLAIPGSVDTGAGVRVVPKQEGGGGNAGGGGNSGGGPLSVVGGHLHQSHTSQNITVVPVPSTGIMTGLVITTPQGTLVPTASTQSFVTGPHTATTMIVSALHPSNADKKEDIGIPPAVVMPTPSKRGRKSKQVMGRVAGVGGVLPPGSDALILAHLAAGGQHHNSDPYDLSNDEDDHTNKDGPKSYRCRMCAVTFFSKSDMQIHAKSHTEAKPHKCPHCSKSFANSSYLSQHIRIHSGAKPYTCTYCQKTFRQLSHLQQHTRNHTEAKPHKCPHCSKSFANSSYLSQHIRIHTGAKPYSCSYCQKTFRQLSHLQQHTRIHTGDRPYKCSHPGCEKSFTQLSNLQSHRRQHNKDKPYKCHNCNRGYTDAASLEVHLSTHTVKHAKLFSCGLCNRSYTSETYLMKHMRKHNPDPLTVAATVAAQQAQGLTPGRGRGRGRGRGRASQHHNQNNPNNNQNPNPGPPGSYQSHQQPTEAVVQCPFDLHQYKTVSASEIQYKPVTVADLPVTHKDLCLTVSTSAIQVEHMNS
- the znf384a gene encoding zinc finger protein 384a isoform X3 gives rise to the protein MFLNKAKEQLGPEKANAGSFPHSSASSTSSPHYPTAVLAIPGSVDTGAGVRVVPKQEGGGGNAGGGGNSGGGPLSVVGGHLHQSHTSQNITVVPVPSTGIMTGLVITTPQGTLVPTASTQSFVTGPHTATTMIVSALHPSNADKKEDIGIPPAVVMPTPSKRGRKSKQVMGRVAGVGGVLPPGSDALILAHLAAGGQHHNSDPYDLSNDEDDHTNKDGPKSYRCRMCAVTFFSKSDMQIHAKSHTEAKPHKCPHCSKSFANSSYLSQHIRIHSGAKPYTCTYCQKTFRQLSHLQQHTRNHTEAKPHKCPHCSKSFANSSYLSQHIRIHTGAKPYSCSYCQKTFRQLSHLQQHTRIHTGDRPYKCSHPGCEKSFTQLSNLQSHRRQHNKDKPYKCHNCNRGYTDAASLEVHLSTHTVKHAKLFSCGLCNRSYTSETYLMKHMRKHNPDPLTVAATVAAQQAQGLTPGRGRGRGRGRGRASQHHNQNNPNNNQNPNPGPPGSYQSHQQPTEAVVQCPFDLHQYKTVSASEIQYKPVTVADLPVTHKDLCLTVSTSAIQVEHMNS